A genomic window from Gossypium hirsutum isolate 1008001.06 chromosome D10, Gossypium_hirsutum_v2.1, whole genome shotgun sequence includes:
- the LOC107914491 gene encoding actin-related protein 2/3 complex subunit 1A isoform X3 — protein sequence MAAVAVHQFAQCITCHAWSPDHSMVAFCPNNNEVHIYKLVNDKWEKVHVLQKHDQIVSGIDWSGKSNRIVSVSHDRNSYVWNREGPEWVPTLVILRLNRAALCVRWSPKENKFAVGSGAKTVCVCYYEQENNWWVSKVIRKKHDSSVTSVAWHPNNILLATTSTDGKCRVFSTFIKGVDTRESKTGSSSDPKFGEQIVQLDLSSSWAFGVKWSPSGNTLAYVGHNSMIYFVDDIGPSPLAQNVAFRNLPLRDVLFVSEKMVIGVGFDCNPMVFAADKSGLWSFIRFLGERKESLSGPKSGSQFSEAFGKLYAQAKHGLSNDTVEPSKIQGAVHDNCINCIALLNKKGSQTKRFSTSVFLFR from the exons ATGGCGGCCGTCGCCGTTCACCAGTTCGCTCAGTGCATCACTTGCCATGCTTGGAGTCCCGATCACTCCA TGGTAGCATTTTGCCCAAATAATAATGAGGTTCACATTTATAAATTGGTGAATGACAAGTGGGAGAAAGTTCATGTTCTTCAGAAG CATGATCAAATTGTTTCTGGGATAGACTGGAGTGGAAAGTCAAACAGAATTGTTTCTGTATCTCATGATCGGAATTC ATATGTTTGGAACCGAGAAGGACCAGAGTGGGTACCAACTCTTGTTATTCTTAGGCTCAATCGTGCTGCACTTTGTGTTCGGTGGAGCCCCAAAG AAAACAAGTTTGCTGTTGGAAGTGGTGCTAAAACTGTGTGCGTATGCTATTATGAGCAAGAGAATAACTG GTGGGTAAGCAAAGTTATCAGGAAAAAACATGATTCCTCTGTCACAAGTGTTGCTTGGCATCCTAATAAT ATTCTACTTGCTACAACATCCACAGATGGAAAATGCCGAGTATTTTCTACATTTATCAAAGGTGTTGATACAAG GGAATCAAAAACAGGCTCTTCTTCAGATCCAAAGTTTGGAGAG CAAATAGTTCAGCTTGATCTGTCATCTTCATGGGCATTTGGGGTGAAGTGGTCACCAAGTGGCAATACTTTGGCTTATGTAG GTCATAATTCTATGATTTACTTTGTTGATGATATTGGTCCTTCCCCTTTGGCCCAGAATGTTGCATTCCGTAATTTGCCTCTTCGTGAT GTCCTATTTGTTTCAGAGAAAATGGTCATAGGCGTGGGATTTGACTGCAACCCGATGGTTTTTGCAGCAGATAAATCAGGATTATG GAGCTTTATCAGATTCTTAGGTGAAAGGAAAGAATCTTTGTCAGGTCCAAAATCTGGTTCTCAG TTTTCTGAAGCATTTGGCAAATTATATGCTCAAGCAAAGCACGGATTGAGCAATGATACGGTTGAACCTTCAAAGATACAGGGAGCTGTTCATGACAACTGCATCAA TTGTATTGCACTTCTAAATAAAAAAGGTTCCCAGACAAAGCGCTTCAGCACCTCAG TTTTTTTGTTCAGGTAA
- the LOC107914491 gene encoding actin-related protein 2/3 complex subunit 1A isoform X2: protein MAAVAVHQFAQCITCHAWSPDHSMVAFCPNNNEVHIYKLVNDKWEKVHVLQKHDQIVSGIDWSGKSNRIVSVSHDRNSYVWNREGPEWVPTLVILRLNRAALCVRWSPKENKFAVGSGAKTVCVCYYEQENNWWVSKVIRKKHDSSVTSVAWHPNNILLATTSTDGKCRVFSTFIKGVDTRESKTGSSSDPKFGEQIVQLDLSSSWAFGVKWSPSGNTLAYVGHNSMIYFVDDIGPSPLAQNVAFRNLPLRDVEKMVIGVGFDCNPMVFAADKSGLWSFIRFLGERKESLSGPKSGSQFSEAFGKLYAQAKHGLSNDTVEPSKIQGAVHDNCINCIALLNKKGSQTKRFSTSGMDGKVVIWDLGNQQDLKEYL from the exons ATGGCGGCCGTCGCCGTTCACCAGTTCGCTCAGTGCATCACTTGCCATGCTTGGAGTCCCGATCACTCCA TGGTAGCATTTTGCCCAAATAATAATGAGGTTCACATTTATAAATTGGTGAATGACAAGTGGGAGAAAGTTCATGTTCTTCAGAAG CATGATCAAATTGTTTCTGGGATAGACTGGAGTGGAAAGTCAAACAGAATTGTTTCTGTATCTCATGATCGGAATTC ATATGTTTGGAACCGAGAAGGACCAGAGTGGGTACCAACTCTTGTTATTCTTAGGCTCAATCGTGCTGCACTTTGTGTTCGGTGGAGCCCCAAAG AAAACAAGTTTGCTGTTGGAAGTGGTGCTAAAACTGTGTGCGTATGCTATTATGAGCAAGAGAATAACTG GTGGGTAAGCAAAGTTATCAGGAAAAAACATGATTCCTCTGTCACAAGTGTTGCTTGGCATCCTAATAAT ATTCTACTTGCTACAACATCCACAGATGGAAAATGCCGAGTATTTTCTACATTTATCAAAGGTGTTGATACAAG GGAATCAAAAACAGGCTCTTCTTCAGATCCAAAGTTTGGAGAG CAAATAGTTCAGCTTGATCTGTCATCTTCATGGGCATTTGGGGTGAAGTGGTCACCAAGTGGCAATACTTTGGCTTATGTAG GTCATAATTCTATGATTTACTTTGTTGATGATATTGGTCCTTCCCCTTTGGCCCAGAATGTTGCATTCCGTAATTTGCCTCTTCGTGATGTGG AGAAAATGGTCATAGGCGTGGGATTTGACTGCAACCCGATGGTTTTTGCAGCAGATAAATCAGGATTATG GAGCTTTATCAGATTCTTAGGTGAAAGGAAAGAATCTTTGTCAGGTCCAAAATCTGGTTCTCAG TTTTCTGAAGCATTTGGCAAATTATATGCTCAAGCAAAGCACGGATTGAGCAATGATACGGTTGAACCTTCAAAGATACAGGGAGCTGTTCATGACAACTGCATCAA TTGTATTGCACTTCTAAATAAAAAAGGTTCCCAGACAAAGCGCTTCAGCACCTCAG GAATGGATGGGAAAGTGGTAATTTGGGATTTGGGAAACCAGCAAGATCTTAAGGAGTATCTCTAA
- the LOC107914491 gene encoding actin-related protein 2/3 complex subunit 1A isoform X1, with protein MAAVAVHQFAQCITCHAWSPDHSMVAFCPNNNEVHIYKLVNDKWEKVHVLQKHDQIVSGIDWSGKSNRIVSVSHDRNSYVWNREGPEWVPTLVILRLNRAALCVRWSPKENKFAVGSGAKTVCVCYYEQENNWWVSKVIRKKHDSSVTSVAWHPNNILLATTSTDGKCRVFSTFIKGVDTRESKTGSSSDPKFGEQIVQLDLSSSWAFGVKWSPSGNTLAYVGHNSMIYFVDDIGPSPLAQNVAFRNLPLRDVLFVSEKMVIGVGFDCNPMVFAADKSGLWSFIRFLGERKESLSGPKSGSQFSEAFGKLYAQAKHGLSNDTVEPSKIQGAVHDNCINCIALLNKKGSQTKRFSTSGMDGKVVIWDLGNQQDLKEYL; from the exons ATGGCGGCCGTCGCCGTTCACCAGTTCGCTCAGTGCATCACTTGCCATGCTTGGAGTCCCGATCACTCCA TGGTAGCATTTTGCCCAAATAATAATGAGGTTCACATTTATAAATTGGTGAATGACAAGTGGGAGAAAGTTCATGTTCTTCAGAAG CATGATCAAATTGTTTCTGGGATAGACTGGAGTGGAAAGTCAAACAGAATTGTTTCTGTATCTCATGATCGGAATTC ATATGTTTGGAACCGAGAAGGACCAGAGTGGGTACCAACTCTTGTTATTCTTAGGCTCAATCGTGCTGCACTTTGTGTTCGGTGGAGCCCCAAAG AAAACAAGTTTGCTGTTGGAAGTGGTGCTAAAACTGTGTGCGTATGCTATTATGAGCAAGAGAATAACTG GTGGGTAAGCAAAGTTATCAGGAAAAAACATGATTCCTCTGTCACAAGTGTTGCTTGGCATCCTAATAAT ATTCTACTTGCTACAACATCCACAGATGGAAAATGCCGAGTATTTTCTACATTTATCAAAGGTGTTGATACAAG GGAATCAAAAACAGGCTCTTCTTCAGATCCAAAGTTTGGAGAG CAAATAGTTCAGCTTGATCTGTCATCTTCATGGGCATTTGGGGTGAAGTGGTCACCAAGTGGCAATACTTTGGCTTATGTAG GTCATAATTCTATGATTTACTTTGTTGATGATATTGGTCCTTCCCCTTTGGCCCAGAATGTTGCATTCCGTAATTTGCCTCTTCGTGAT GTCCTATTTGTTTCAGAGAAAATGGTCATAGGCGTGGGATTTGACTGCAACCCGATGGTTTTTGCAGCAGATAAATCAGGATTATG GAGCTTTATCAGATTCTTAGGTGAAAGGAAAGAATCTTTGTCAGGTCCAAAATCTGGTTCTCAG TTTTCTGAAGCATTTGGCAAATTATATGCTCAAGCAAAGCACGGATTGAGCAATGATACGGTTGAACCTTCAAAGATACAGGGAGCTGTTCATGACAACTGCATCAA TTGTATTGCACTTCTAAATAAAAAAGGTTCCCAGACAAAGCGCTTCAGCACCTCAG GAATGGATGGGAAAGTGGTAATTTGGGATTTGGGAAACCAGCAAGATCTTAAGGAGTATCTCTAA